From a single Nostoc sp. MS1 genomic region:
- a CDS encoding RluA family pseudouridine synthase produces the protein MEVLDRLSHLMGDDLSANYWYEGYCLQSGDLLRLPRTLLAETIARDLMQELAHDELYSREGKMYGILLVEMPTGERRVLKAFSGLLNGQSVVDCWVPPIPGREQVALDEAQTLAELDAIKQELITLNQLPERQLYDTAYQEFEQQLQVMSDRHRQRKYQRQQKRLLLSEISQTALTTALAQLEEESRQDGMEKRRLKQERDKVLQPLEEAIATANARIQHLKQKRKSLSRQLQTQMHAAYSLMNFLGQSVSLQQLMPSGLPTGTGDCCAPKLLHYAATHGLKPLAMAEFWWGSSSQDKIQGEFYGACTERCQPLMGFLLSGLKSHSSTLDFGSNVIYEDEWLIAVNKPTGLLSVPGRYLDSQDSVVSRLRHLLPDGKMLAAVHRLDQDTSGILLLAKDRQTYSLLSQQFQQRQVYKVYEAVLAGVVGTDAGIIDLPLWGDPKNRPYQQVDWQRGKPSVTQYRAIAKEGDYTRIKFFPLTGRTHQLRVHAADMQGLGVVILGDRFYGCTTGVSRLYLHARELRFQHPHSGATIHLHVKTPF, from the coding sequence ATGGAGGTATTAGATAGGTTGTCACATTTGATGGGTGATGATTTGTCTGCTAACTATTGGTATGAAGGGTATTGTCTGCAATCTGGGGATTTGTTGAGGTTGCCTCGTACACTTTTAGCAGAGACAATCGCTCGTGATTTAATGCAGGAACTCGCTCATGATGAGCTATACTCTCGTGAAGGAAAAATGTATGGCATCTTACTAGTGGAAATGCCGACTGGCGAAAGACGGGTACTGAAGGCTTTCTCTGGGTTGCTCAATGGTCAAAGTGTAGTTGATTGTTGGGTTCCACCAATTCCAGGGAGAGAGCAAGTTGCTTTGGATGAGGCGCAGACTTTGGCTGAGTTAGATGCTATTAAGCAGGAGTTGATTACTCTCAACCAACTGCCAGAAAGGCAACTGTATGATACTGCTTATCAGGAATTTGAGCAGCAGTTGCAAGTAATGAGCGATCGCCATCGTCAACGCAAGTATCAACGTCAACAAAAGCGTTTGTTATTATCCGAAATCTCACAAACTGCACTGACTACGGCATTGGCACAACTTGAGGAAGAAAGCCGTCAGGATGGGATGGAAAAACGGCGATTGAAGCAAGAACGAGACAAGGTGCTGCAACCATTAGAGGAAGCGATCGCTACAGCAAACGCTAGGATACAACACCTCAAGCAAAAGCGAAAATCTCTATCTCGGCAATTACAGACGCAAATGCACGCTGCTTACAGCCTGATGAATTTTCTGGGACAATCGGTATCATTACAGCAATTAATGCCGAGTGGTTTACCAACAGGAACAGGAGACTGTTGTGCGCCTAAACTACTACATTATGCGGCAACTCATGGACTTAAACCCCTAGCAATGGCTGAATTTTGGTGGGGTTCATCTTCTCAAGATAAAATTCAGGGTGAGTTTTACGGTGCTTGCACGGAACGATGTCAACCTTTGATGGGGTTTTTGTTGTCGGGTTTGAAATCTCACTCTTCTACTCTAGATTTTGGCAGTAATGTAATTTATGAGGATGAATGGCTGATTGCTGTAAACAAACCGACTGGGTTGTTATCTGTTCCTGGACGTTATCTTGACAGCCAAGATAGTGTTGTTAGTCGTTTGCGTCATTTGTTACCTGATGGGAAGATGCTTGCAGCTGTACATCGCTTGGATCAGGATACATCTGGGATTCTTTTACTAGCAAAAGATAGACAAACCTATAGTTTACTTAGCCAGCAGTTTCAACAGCGACAAGTTTACAAGGTTTATGAAGCTGTACTTGCGGGAGTTGTTGGTACGGACGCAGGGATAATTGATTTGCCATTGTGGGGAGATCCCAAAAATCGACCTTATCAGCAAGTTGACTGGCAACGTGGTAAACCTAGTGTGACACAGTATCGTGCGATCGCAAAAGAAGGAGACTACACCCGGATTAAATTTTTCCCACTCACAGGACGCACCCATCAATTGCGAGTTCATGCGGCGGATATGCAAGGATTAGGAGTGGTAATTTTAGGCGATCGCTTTTATGGTTGCACGACTGGGGTAAGTCGGTTATACTTGCACGCTAGAGAACTTCGCTTTCAGCATCCGCACTCAGGAGCGACTATTCATTTACACGTAAAAACGCCATTTTAA
- a CDS encoding glycoside hydrolase family 10 protein, which yields MASKFYDKFMGWRVWLAKSSFKRMNLSCFIQKWRFRWPNTYRRTLLKSIFPILVLISFVTVLLVDNFIPAAAQIPRQEIRGVWMTNNDFDILRDRVKVQDAMSKLRRLNFNTVYPVVWNSGYVMYPSAVAQKAGIQPFVFKGKDGHDILADVINQAHRRGLLAIPWFEFGFMAPPTSELAMNHPEWLTQKRNGGQTSMSAAGEVVWLNPFHPHVQRLISDLVLEIVTKYDIDGIQFDDHMSLPHEFGYDKYTVSLYTKETKNPPPSNPQETAWVRWRADKITAFMVRLNQAVKARKPNVIFSISPNYYDFAYKFQLQDWLAWIRLKIVDELIVQVYRPNLPSFTSIISRPEIQEAQKVIPTGIGIMTGLRNNAVPMSQINSQVRTTRQRGLGVAFFYYSSLWDYDREQLDERQAGFQALFPNPALRARIE from the coding sequence ATGGCTAGTAAGTTCTATGACAAATTCATGGGATGGCGTGTCTGGTTAGCTAAATCATCTTTTAAACGGATGAATTTAAGCTGTTTTATTCAGAAGTGGCGATTTAGATGGCCAAATACTTATCGTCGAACTTTGCTCAAGAGTATTTTCCCTATTTTAGTATTGATATCTTTTGTCACAGTATTACTTGTAGATAACTTTATTCCTGCTGCTGCACAAATACCTCGGCAAGAAATTCGTGGGGTTTGGATGACTAACAATGATTTTGACATCCTTCGCGATCGCGTTAAGGTGCAGGATGCCATGAGTAAACTACGGCGGTTGAATTTCAATACAGTCTACCCCGTGGTGTGGAACTCTGGCTATGTCATGTATCCTAGTGCTGTAGCACAAAAGGCTGGTATCCAACCTTTTGTATTTAAAGGTAAGGATGGGCATGATATTCTTGCGGATGTGATTAACCAAGCGCATCGTCGAGGTTTATTAGCTATTCCTTGGTTTGAGTTTGGTTTTATGGCTCCTCCAACATCTGAATTAGCTATGAACCATCCAGAGTGGTTAACGCAAAAGCGTAATGGTGGACAAACTTCAATGAGTGCTGCTGGTGAGGTGGTTTGGCTGAATCCTTTTCACCCACATGTTCAACGTTTAATTAGTGACCTTGTGCTAGAAATTGTTACTAAGTATGACATTGATGGTATTCAATTTGATGATCACATGAGTTTACCTCATGAATTTGGTTACGATAAATATACGGTATCTTTATATACTAAAGAAACTAAAAATCCACCACCCTCTAATCCTCAAGAGACGGCATGGGTGCGCTGGCGTGCTGATAAAATTACGGCATTTATGGTACGGCTAAACCAAGCTGTAAAGGCCAGAAAGCCTAACGTAATTTTCTCTATATCTCCCAACTATTACGATTTTGCTTACAAGTTTCAATTACAAGATTGGTTGGCTTGGATACGATTAAAGATTGTAGATGAACTTATTGTCCAAGTTTATCGTCCTAATTTGCCAAGTTTTACCTCTATTATTTCTCGTCCAGAAATTCAAGAAGCACAAAAAGTTATACCTACTGGTATCGGGATTATGACAGGGTTACGCAATAATGCTGTCCCTATGTCACAGATTAATTCTCAGGTACGAACTACACGGCAACGTGGGCTGGGAGTAGCTTTTTTCTACTACAGTAGTCTTTGGGATTATGATCGAGAACAATTAGATGAACGACAAGCCGGATTTCAGGCTCTTTTTCCTAATCCGGCGCTTCGTGCCAGAATTGAGTAA
- the glyQ gene encoding glycine--tRNA ligase subunit alpha: MNFQSVIATLHQFWGESLSERPGGQRGCLIAQPYDIEKGAGTKNPHTFLRALGPEPWAVAYVEPCRRPTDGRYGENPNRFQHYYQYQVLIKPSPDNIQEIYLDSLRALGIRPEDHDIRFVEDNWEDATVGAWGTGWEVWLDGMEITQFTYFQQCGGIDCRPVSIEITYGLERLAMYLQEVEAITKIQWTDNITYGDIFLQNEIEQSTYNFEASNPELLLTLFNLYEQEATQLTEKGLVLPSLDYVMKCSHTFNLLDARGVISVTERTRYIARIRHLARKVANLYVEQREKLGFPLLKKAAV; encoded by the coding sequence ATGAATTTTCAATCGGTAATAGCTACGTTGCATCAGTTTTGGGGCGAGTCTCTTTCAGAGAGACCTGGCGGTCAACGCGGTTGTTTGATTGCCCAGCCTTACGATATTGAAAAGGGGGCTGGTACGAAAAATCCGCATACGTTTTTGCGGGCGTTGGGGCCGGAACCTTGGGCGGTGGCTTATGTTGAACCTTGTCGTCGTCCTACTGATGGGCGTTATGGTGAGAATCCTAATCGGTTTCAGCATTATTATCAGTACCAAGTTTTAATTAAGCCTTCGCCAGATAATATTCAGGAGATTTATCTTGATTCTTTACGGGCTTTGGGTATTCGTCCTGAAGATCATGATATTCGGTTTGTGGAGGATAACTGGGAAGATGCGACGGTGGGCGCTTGGGGTACTGGTTGGGAAGTTTGGTTGGATGGGATGGAAATTACTCAATTTACTTACTTCCAGCAGTGTGGAGGGATTGATTGTCGTCCGGTGTCGATTGAGATTACCTATGGTTTAGAACGGTTGGCGATGTATCTTCAGGAAGTTGAGGCGATTACTAAGATTCAGTGGACGGACAATATTACTTATGGTGATATTTTTCTGCAAAATGAGATTGAGCAGAGTACGTATAATTTTGAAGCATCTAATCCTGAGTTGCTGTTGACGTTGTTTAATTTGTATGAGCAGGAAGCTACTCAGTTAACGGAGAAGGGTTTGGTTTTACCCAGCTTGGATTATGTGATGAAGTGTTCGCATACTTTTAATTTGCTGGATGCTAGAGGTGTGATTTCTGTGACTGAACGCACTCGTTACATTGCTAGGATTCGTCATTTGGCGCGGAAGGTGGCTAATTTATATGTAGAACAAAGAGAAAAGTTGGGCTTTCCGTTGTTGAAAAAAGCCGCAGTGTAG
- a CDS encoding DUF4079 domain-containing protein, with product MVNWSEALEPIAAWFRSLGIPQPIVQWGHPLMMAIVIFVLGSYVAWAGWQGKLLEGKDKDAAIKNRSNHRLLAPWLFLFLAGGYTGGVLSLVMQHKPLFESPHFWTGSLVLGLLLVNGLISLSGFGGDKKALRAVHAYLGTVAIAILFVHAVLGFNLGISL from the coding sequence ATGGTGAATTGGAGTGAAGCTTTAGAACCGATCGCAGCTTGGTTTCGTTCTTTGGGTATCCCTCAACCGATTGTGCAGTGGGGACATCCTCTGATGATGGCGATTGTGATTTTTGTTTTGGGTAGCTATGTTGCTTGGGCTGGTTGGCAAGGTAAATTGCTGGAGGGGAAAGACAAGGATGCAGCTATTAAGAATCGAAGCAATCATCGACTCTTAGCACCTTGGCTATTTTTATTTTTGGCTGGTGGTTATACGGGTGGAGTGTTGTCTTTAGTGATGCAGCATAAACCACTGTTTGAAAGTCCTCATTTTTGGACTGGTTCGCTAGTTTTGGGGCTTTTACTCGTCAATGGTTTAATTTCTTTGAGTGGATTTGGTGGGGATAAGAAGGCGTTAAGAGCAGTTCATGCTTATTTGGGAACTGTGGCGATCGCAATTCTCTTCGTCCATGCGGTTTTAGGCTTTAATTTAGGTATCTCTTTGTAA
- a CDS encoding ComEC/Rec2 family competence protein, protein MIQASGVIICLSYILGLLLTAVPGGGVWVLVLGIVCAVFFRRIKSQKFLQKSTTDTTSNSWQVTPLAQVWLIAGFVGLLASFYFQWRVPQPTGTDISKFVPPDGNNQEQLVIVRGEVASTPRLTRSQRGQFWLDVSQLNEVRNQKDTQQTQQGATGKLYVTVPILKATGLHPGQEIEVTGLLYRPKAAVNPGAFDFKKYLEREGTFAGLIGRQINIVDEDKRWGWWQIREKIVRSQVLGLDIPEGPLVSAMVLGSKAVDLPYDIRDMFVQAGLAHALAASGFQTSLILGVILQLTRRAKKVTQVSLGALGLIIFLSLSGFQPAVLRAVVMGFAALIGLALDRKVKQLGSLLLAATILLLFNPLWIWDLGFEFSFLATLGLVVTVPAITNLLSWVPPAIASLISVPLAATIWTLPVQLYVFGVVPAYSLPLNIITTPLISVISIGGIVSAIFTLILPGAGSFVAGFLHYPTDWLIRLVEYFSKLPGNSLIIGSISTWQLLSIYALISLVWLVGWWQKRWWFAGLIGFGLVLFPAWHSASTLLRITVLEAGAEPVVVVQDRGTVTLINSGDEGTGRFTILPFLQQQGVNQIDWAIATDFQGNNNNAWLEVLQRLQVKNFYTYATNKENSLTDQAIPQVLQQQKGIYQVLPVGQTINLGSTIAQLINEQPILQLQLFGQSWLLVGDVEPKEVERIMKTGAWPSPQVLWCNAESLKDLVTILKPQVAIASSGNVESKVVSELSSIPTKIFVTGQDGAIQWTPNGAFESFTQVSESKSSVL, encoded by the coding sequence ATGATTCAAGCCAGTGGTGTCATTATCTGCCTTAGCTACATTTTAGGATTGTTATTGACGGCGGTTCCTGGGGGCGGAGTATGGGTTTTAGTCTTAGGCATTGTATGTGCTGTTTTTTTTAGGAGAATAAAATCACAAAAATTTCTCCAGAAATCAACAACTGATACAACGTCTAATAGTTGGCAAGTGACTCCACTGGCACAAGTTTGGTTAATTGCTGGGTTTGTGGGCTTATTGGCAAGTTTCTATTTTCAATGGCGTGTACCTCAACCGACGGGAACAGATATTAGTAAATTTGTGCCGCCAGATGGAAATAACCAGGAACAGTTGGTAATTGTACGGGGGGAGGTAGCTAGTACTCCGCGTTTAACTCGCAGTCAACGGGGACAATTTTGGCTGGATGTGTCTCAGTTAAATGAAGTCAGAAATCAAAAAGATACACAACAAACTCAACAAGGGGCTACGGGTAAGTTATATGTGACTGTGCCAATACTGAAAGCAACTGGACTGCATCCTGGGCAAGAGATAGAGGTGACAGGGCTATTATATAGACCAAAAGCTGCTGTTAATCCCGGTGCTTTTGATTTTAAAAAGTATTTAGAACGCGAGGGAACATTTGCTGGGTTGATAGGACGGCAAATCAATATTGTGGATGAGGACAAACGGTGGGGATGGTGGCAAATTCGAGAAAAAATTGTGCGATCGCAAGTTCTGGGCTTAGACATACCAGAAGGGCCACTTGTAAGTGCAATGGTATTGGGTAGCAAAGCTGTTGATTTACCCTACGATATCCGCGATATGTTTGTACAGGCGGGTTTAGCCCATGCTTTGGCGGCTTCAGGGTTTCAAACTTCGCTGATTCTGGGTGTGATTTTACAGCTAACTAGGCGAGCGAAAAAAGTAACGCAAGTAAGTCTAGGTGCTTTGGGTTTGATAATTTTCCTCAGCCTGAGTGGATTTCAGCCTGCTGTACTGAGGGCTGTAGTTATGGGATTTGCAGCTTTGATTGGTTTGGCTTTAGATAGGAAGGTGAAACAGTTAGGTTCACTGTTATTAGCTGCAACTATATTATTGTTGTTTAATCCTTTGTGGATTTGGGATTTGGGTTTTGAGTTCAGTTTTTTGGCGACGTTGGGGTTAGTGGTGACTGTACCAGCAATTACTAATCTTTTGAGTTGGGTTCCGCCTGCGATCGCATCCTTAATTTCTGTTCCTCTGGCTGCTACAATTTGGACTTTACCTGTGCAACTATATGTGTTTGGTGTTGTGCCTGCTTACAGTTTGCCACTGAACATTATTACCACACCATTAATTTCTGTTATTAGTATTGGTGGCATTGTTAGTGCCATATTTACATTAATTTTACCTGGGGCTGGTAGCTTTGTTGCTGGGTTTCTGCACTATCCTACTGATTGGTTAATTAGGTTAGTGGAGTATTTCAGCAAATTACCAGGCAATTCTCTTATTATTGGTAGCATTTCCACTTGGCAGTTATTGAGTATTTATGCGCTAATTTCTCTAGTATGGTTGGTAGGTTGGTGGCAAAAACGCTGGTGGTTTGCAGGTTTAATTGGGTTTGGTTTAGTATTATTTCCCGCTTGGCATTCTGCCAGTACATTATTACGGATAACGGTATTAGAAGCTGGGGCTGAACCTGTTGTGGTTGTGCAGGATAGAGGAACGGTAACTCTAATTAACAGTGGTGATGAGGGTACGGGGCGCTTCACTATTTTACCTTTTTTACAACAGCAAGGGGTGAATCAAATTGATTGGGCGATCGCCACGGATTTTCAAGGTAATAACAATAATGCTTGGTTGGAAGTTCTGCAACGTCTGCAAGTTAAAAATTTTTATACCTATGCCACTAATAAAGAAAATTCTCTAACAGATCAAGCAATTCCTCAAGTATTGCAACAACAGAAAGGCATTTATCAGGTTTTACCTGTGGGGCAAACTATTAATCTTGGTTCTACGATAGCGCAGTTAATTAACGAACAACCAATTTTGCAGTTGCAACTTTTTGGACAGAGTTGGTTATTGGTAGGAGATGTAGAACCTAAAGAGGTAGAGAGAATTATGAAAACAGGGGCATGGCCGAGTCCGCAAGTATTGTGGTGTAATGCTGAGTCTTTAAAGGATTTGGTAACAATTTTGAAACCACAAGTGGCGATCGCTTCTTCTGGTAATGTTGAGAGTAAGGTCGTATCTGAACTCAGTAGCATACCTACTAAAATTTTTGTCACCGGACAAGATGGAGCGATTCAATGGACTCCTAATGGTGCGTTTGAGTCTTTTACTCAGGTGAGTGAGAGTAAATCTTCGGTGTTATAG
- a CDS encoding M20/M25/M40 family metallo-hydrolase: MKKRIWLTLLVLVVVVIVGSRGSAFFEQRSSPKITESVPITTPQPQPEPQKTMNDLQVSDDRLLAHIQKLDFQRYTIEERSRTRAYIINKLREFGWTPKLEKFPHGVNISAERRGTDNTAGAILVGAHYDTVPGSPGADDNASGVAVLLEIAKLFASHPTPRTLQLAFFDSEETGLLGSKAFITNTQRLKKLQGVIVMDMVGYACYTSGCQKYPPGLPVTPPNDKGDFLVAVGDTENLFLLNAFGNANTTNLPNVLTIPIPLKGLLTPDTLRSDHAPFWYQGVGAVLVTDTANLRTPHYHQPSDIPNNIEKSFFLGAAQIVVNATGKLLETSQ, from the coding sequence ATGAAAAAGCGCATTTGGCTGACATTGCTGGTGTTAGTAGTGGTTGTCATTGTAGGTAGTAGGGGTAGCGCCTTTTTTGAACAGCGATCTTCCCCTAAAATTACGGAGAGTGTGCCAATCACAACACCTCAACCACAACCAGAGCCTCAGAAAACGATGAATGATCTACAAGTATCTGATGATAGATTATTGGCACATATTCAAAAATTAGATTTTCAACGCTATACGATAGAGGAGCGATCGCGCACTCGCGCATATATCATTAATAAACTACGAGAATTTGGCTGGACACCTAAATTAGAAAAGTTTCCTCATGGTGTTAATATCTCTGCTGAACGTCGGGGAACTGACAACACAGCCGGTGCAATTTTAGTAGGCGCTCATTATGACACTGTACCCGGCTCTCCTGGCGCTGATGATAATGCTAGTGGTGTGGCTGTGTTACTAGAAATAGCTAAATTATTTGCTTCCCATCCCACACCCAGGACTTTGCAATTAGCTTTTTTTGACTCCGAAGAAACGGGACTGCTTGGTAGTAAAGCCTTCATTACTAATACTCAACGCCTGAAAAAACTCCAGGGTGTGATAGTTATGGATATGGTTGGTTATGCTTGTTACACTAGTGGCTGTCAAAAATATCCGCCTGGATTACCCGTTACCCCACCCAACGATAAAGGTGATTTCTTAGTGGCGGTTGGTGATACTGAGAACTTATTTTTACTTAATGCTTTTGGTAATGCCAATACAACCAATCTGCCAAACGTTTTAACTATACCAATACCCCTCAAAGGCTTACTTACACCTGACACATTGCGTAGTGATCATGCTCCATTCTGGTATCAAGGCGTTGGTGCTGTGTTAGTGACCGATACTGCTAATCTCCGCACGCCACACTATCACCAACCTAGCGATATACCTAATAATATTGAGAAATCATTCTTTCTTGGTGCAGCACAAATTGTAGTCAATGCTACTGGTAAGTTATTAGAGACTAGTCAATAA